One window of the Granulicella arctica genome contains the following:
- a CDS encoding DedA family protein, translated as MSEKLLALLIGFIVSGGYASVALLMAIQSACVPIPSEVIMPLAGYALATTQWKLIILATVASLASNIGSIPAYWVGAKGGRPMVERFGGYVLLSRRDLDLCEHFFAKYGSITVLIGRMLPIVRTFIALPAGIAKMNQFRFHLYTFIGSWPWCYALAYVGMKLGAQWDTNPQFKAIFHRFHLGVEVLLLAGIVWFVVSHWKNRIRVGESV; from the coding sequence ATGTCAGAAAAACTTCTTGCCCTCCTTATAGGCTTCATTGTCAGCGGCGGCTATGCCAGTGTTGCCTTGCTCATGGCGATCCAGTCTGCCTGTGTCCCGATTCCGTCTGAGGTAATCATGCCTCTGGCCGGATACGCGCTGGCGACAACGCAGTGGAAGCTCATTATCCTGGCCACCGTGGCTTCGCTGGCCTCGAATATAGGTTCAATTCCGGCATATTGGGTAGGCGCAAAGGGCGGTCGACCGATGGTCGAACGATTCGGCGGCTACGTTCTACTAAGCCGGCGAGACCTCGACCTGTGTGAGCATTTCTTTGCGAAGTACGGTTCGATTACGGTGTTGATCGGGCGCATGCTGCCGATTGTTCGGACGTTCATCGCGCTGCCAGCCGGTATCGCAAAGATGAACCAGTTTCGCTTCCATCTCTACACCTTCATTGGCTCGTGGCCATGGTGCTACGCGCTGGCTTATGTGGGGATGAAGCTTGGAGCGCAGTGGGATACGAATCCCCAGTTCAAAGCAATCTTTCATCGTTTTCACCTTGGCGTGGAGGTTCTCCTGCTCGCTGGCATCGTTTGGTTTGTGGTCTCGCACTGGAAGAATCGCATCCGGGTTGGAGAGTCAGTTTAG
- a CDS encoding ZIP family metal transporter, with protein sequence MTTNFWLSIALGLGAGLADYLGGFLLVRRSPSIRALRYFVALGAGFMLAAAILEMVPEAMHVNQRWAPALILLGYCGVHLLEHTLVPHFHFGEETHHHEFMSPKTSYSVLLGLATHTFFDGIAIGSGFVLSNWLGWIIFIAVFLHKIPEGFTVASVMLAGGQSQRAALNSALFLGATTVLGVLVISLVPRLVWIGLPLSAGVTIYVAATDLVPEVNREPGVRMALIFFAGVLVFFLLRLLAPA encoded by the coding sequence GTGACCACCAACTTCTGGCTCAGCATCGCGCTTGGTCTGGGCGCAGGACTAGCTGATTATCTCGGCGGCTTCCTCCTAGTGCGCCGCTCGCCATCGATCCGCGCTCTACGCTACTTCGTCGCCCTCGGCGCTGGCTTCATGCTCGCCGCCGCCATCCTCGAGATGGTCCCCGAAGCAATGCACGTCAACCAGAGATGGGCACCTGCGCTCATCCTCCTCGGCTACTGCGGCGTTCACCTGCTCGAGCACACGCTCGTTCCGCACTTCCACTTTGGCGAAGAGACGCATCACCATGAGTTCATGTCGCCGAAGACAAGCTACTCCGTTCTCCTTGGCCTCGCGACGCACACCTTCTTCGATGGCATCGCCATCGGCTCCGGCTTCGTCCTCTCGAACTGGCTTGGCTGGATCATCTTCATCGCCGTCTTCCTTCACAAGATTCCTGAAGGCTTTACAGTCGCATCGGTCATGCTCGCGGGCGGCCAAAGCCAGCGAGCCGCGCTCAACTCCGCACTATTCCTCGGTGCAACGACAGTTCTCGGCGTCCTTGTCATCTCGCTCGTCCCGCGTCTCGTCTGGATCGGCCTTCCGCTTTCCGCAGGAGTCACGATCTACGTCGCCGCAACCGATCTCGTTCCCGAGGTCAACCGAGAACCCGGCGTTCGCATGGCGCTCATCTTCTTCGCCGGAGTGCTTGTGTTCTTCCTCCTGCGCCTTCTCGCCCCGGCCTGA
- the yihA gene encoding ribosome biogenesis GTP-binding protein YihA/YsxC, translating into MRLTPVFLLSATDAAHFPGEAKTYGAPEIAFLGRSNVGKSSLINALLGSKEAHVSSTPGRTRAINFFALHEGAGEKMKQKPTLIFADLPGYGYAKISKSISAEWPKFIEPYLAEREALALGICLVDTNIPPQPSDTQLIHYFQQTQRPYLVVGTKADRLSNNVLAKSIAALKRFHEIDEVLPISAKTDAGTKALWGRLMAVAG; encoded by the coding sequence ATGCGTCTAACCCCTGTATTCCTTCTCTCCGCAACCGACGCCGCCCACTTCCCTGGCGAGGCGAAGACCTACGGTGCACCGGAGATTGCGTTTCTCGGCCGCTCGAATGTGGGCAAATCCTCCCTGATCAATGCTCTTCTGGGCTCGAAAGAGGCACACGTCTCCTCGACCCCGGGCCGTACCCGTGCCATCAACTTCTTCGCCCTGCATGAGGGCGCCGGCGAGAAGATGAAGCAAAAGCCCACGCTCATCTTTGCCGATCTACCCGGCTACGGCTATGCAAAGATCTCGAAGTCCATCTCGGCGGAGTGGCCGAAGTTCATTGAGCCCTATCTCGCCGAGCGAGAGGCACTCGCCCTCGGAATCTGTCTGGTCGATACCAACATTCCTCCCCAGCCAAGCGATACGCAACTGATCCACTACTTTCAACAGACCCAGCGACCGTATCTGGTCGTCGGAACAAAAGCCGACCGACTCTCCAACAATGTTCTCGCGAAGTCGATTGCCGCGTTGAAGCGCTTCCACGAGATCGACGAGGTCCTACCTATCTCCGCCAAGACTGATGCAGGAACCAAGGCGCTCTGGGGTCGCCTTATGGCGGTCGCCGGCTAA
- a CDS encoding DUF4149 domain-containing protein, with protein MTTTLRAIRLLTIVLWVGSLLFFAFVLAPVAFHVLPSTHEAGLVVGGTLIVLHRIGLICGTLFLIATLVLRPRLYTMQTALIVFMLAVTIYLQFSVLPKMERDRAEVGGDITAAAIDNPARVDFDRLHPLSEKVEGAALFAGLAIVLLMAAELPKQLPK; from the coding sequence GTGACGACGACCCTACGCGCAATTCGCCTCCTGACCATCGTGCTCTGGGTTGGCAGCCTGCTCTTCTTCGCCTTCGTCCTTGCTCCGGTTGCCTTTCACGTTCTACCCAGCACCCACGAAGCTGGACTTGTAGTCGGCGGAACGCTGATCGTCCTGCACCGCATCGGCCTCATCTGCGGCACGCTTTTCCTCATCGCCACCCTGGTTCTCAGGCCCAGGCTCTACACGATGCAGACCGCCTTAATCGTCTTCATGCTCGCCGTCACCATCTACCTCCAGTTCAGCGTTCTTCCCAAAATGGAGCGTGACCGAGCCGAAGTTGGAGGCGACATAACGGCAGCGGCCATCGACAATCCAGCCCGGGTCGACTTCGACCGCCTCCATCCGCTTTCGGAAAAGGTCGAAGGAGCCGCCCTCTTCGCCGGTCTCGCAATCGTGCTCCTTATGGCTGCTGAATTACCAAAGCAGCTTCCCAAGTGA
- a CDS encoding fumarylacetoacetate hydrolase family protein has product MKFVTFTAATSPVPTPGVLVNENEVVDLSGLGYKTVLALIEDGSKGLDGAQATLQTGIRIPLADVTLHAPIPRPPRIFAIGLNYQSHAAESKMAVQKVPTVFMKLSSSVVATGEPIVLPKISTQPDYEAEMAFVIGKPGYQISAESAMEYVFGYTIVNDVSARDVQLATSQWTLGKSFPSFTPMGPTITTADEIADPHALSIRLTIDGETLQNSNTSDLIFKIPALIAHLSSLTPLEAGDIVSTGTPEGVGLGRTPQRWLKPDEEVVITIEGLGELRNRTVAE; this is encoded by the coding sequence ATGAAATTCGTTACGTTTACCGCTGCCACTTCTCCTGTTCCCACGCCGGGTGTTCTGGTGAATGAGAATGAAGTCGTTGATCTTTCCGGCTTGGGCTATAAGACGGTACTAGCCTTGATTGAAGATGGATCGAAAGGGCTCGACGGCGCGCAGGCCACCTTGCAGACAGGCATACGTATTCCGCTGGCTGATGTTACGCTGCATGCGCCTATACCACGCCCGCCGCGAATCTTCGCCATCGGTCTGAACTATCAGAGTCACGCGGCTGAGTCGAAGATGGCGGTGCAGAAGGTGCCAACGGTCTTCATGAAGCTCTCGAGTTCCGTGGTTGCTACCGGAGAGCCAATCGTGCTGCCAAAGATCAGCACGCAGCCGGACTACGAGGCGGAGATGGCATTCGTGATCGGGAAGCCTGGATATCAGATTTCTGCAGAATCGGCGATGGAGTACGTCTTCGGTTACACGATCGTTAATGATGTGAGCGCACGCGATGTGCAGCTTGCAACGTCACAGTGGACCTTGGGCAAGTCGTTTCCAAGCTTTACCCCGATGGGTCCGACAATTACGACTGCCGACGAGATCGCTGATCCACACGCCCTATCGATTCGACTGACGATCGATGGCGAGACACTACAAAACTCGAACACAAGCGATCTGATCTTCAAGATTCCCGCGCTTATTGCGCATCTTTCCAGCTTGACGCCGCTCGAGGCTGGCGACATCGTGAGCACGGGAACACCCGAGGGTGTTGGGCTTGGGCGTACTCCGCAGCGATGGCTGAAGCCGGATGAGGAGGTCGTAATTACCATTGAAGGCCTGGGCGAGCTCCGCAATAGAACGGTGGCCGAGTGA
- a CDS encoding inositol-3-phosphate synthase, producing the protein MSTPEAAGREAASIKPATGKLGVMIPGMGAVATTLIAGVEAIRKGLAKPIGSISQMGTIRLGKRTDAKSPLIKDFTPIAQLDDLVFTGWDIFGGNLYDAAKTAQVLDRDQLESIRPYLESIEPMPAVFDQHYVKRLTGKKIKTGKNKCDLANQIRNDIAEFKTKTDRQVMIWCGSTEIFLQQTAVHQTLEAFEKGLVEDDPNISPSMLYAWAALKEGIPFANGAPNLTVDIPALNELSKKMNAPICGKDFKTGQTFIKTVLAPAFKTRMLGVAGWYSTNILGNRDGEVLDDPESFKTKEESKLGVLDIILQPELYPDLYKDLYHKVRINYYPPRGDNKEGWDNIDIFGWLGYPMQLKVDFLCRDSILAAPLALDLILFMDLAARTPSLCGLGIQEWLSFYFKAPDSARGVYPEHDLFIQSMKMKNTLRHIMGEDLITHLGLDYYGD; encoded by the coding sequence ATGTCTACACCAGAAGCCGCTGGACGTGAGGCGGCCAGCATCAAGCCCGCCACCGGAAAACTTGGCGTCATGATCCCCGGGATGGGAGCCGTTGCTACTACCCTGATCGCCGGCGTCGAAGCTATACGCAAGGGACTCGCAAAGCCTATCGGATCAATCTCGCAGATGGGCACTATTCGGTTGGGAAAGCGCACCGATGCAAAAAGTCCGCTGATTAAAGACTTCACGCCTATCGCGCAACTCGACGACCTGGTCTTCACTGGGTGGGACATCTTCGGCGGCAATCTCTACGACGCTGCGAAGACGGCCCAGGTGCTCGACCGTGACCAGCTTGAGTCCATCCGGCCGTATCTGGAATCCATCGAGCCGATGCCGGCGGTCTTTGATCAGCATTACGTCAAACGGCTGACCGGAAAGAAGATTAAAACCGGCAAAAATAAGTGCGATCTTGCGAACCAGATTCGCAATGACATCGCAGAGTTCAAGACGAAGACGGACCGCCAGGTAATGATCTGGTGTGGGTCGACCGAGATTTTCCTGCAGCAGACGGCGGTTCACCAGACTCTGGAGGCGTTTGAAAAAGGACTGGTTGAGGATGATCCAAATATCTCCCCGTCGATGCTCTATGCCTGGGCCGCCTTGAAGGAAGGAATTCCGTTTGCGAACGGTGCTCCGAACCTTACCGTCGATATTCCTGCGCTCAATGAGTTATCGAAGAAAATGAACGCACCGATCTGCGGCAAGGACTTCAAGACAGGACAGACTTTCATCAAGACGGTGCTGGCGCCTGCGTTCAAGACGCGCATGCTAGGTGTGGCGGGGTGGTACTCCACTAATATTCTCGGCAATCGCGATGGCGAAGTTCTGGACGATCCTGAGTCGTTCAAGACCAAAGAAGAATCGAAGCTTGGCGTGCTCGATATCATCCTGCAACCGGAGCTTTATCCCGATCTGTACAAGGATCTGTACCACAAGGTGCGCATCAACTATTACCCGCCGCGTGGTGACAACAAAGAGGGCTGGGATAATATCGACATCTTCGGCTGGCTCGGCTATCCGATGCAGTTGAAGGTGGACTTTCTCTGCCGCGATTCGATCCTTGCAGCGCCGCTTGCGCTCGACCTGATTCTCTTTATGGATCTTGCAGCGCGAACGCCTAGCCTGTGCGGACTTGGTATCCAGGAGTGGCTCAGCTTTTACTTCAAAGCGCCAGATTCAGCCAGGGGCGTTTACCCGGAGCATGATTTGTTTATTCAATCGATGAAGATGAAAAATACGCTACGGCACATTATGGGTGAAGATTTGATCACGCATCTCGGCCTTGACTACTACGGAGACTAA
- a CDS encoding putative signal transducing protein has product MSFSTNDAAPDYVALALQMQQMDDAAVERLGAEYGSLTDEMQALVRAEFTRRSLEIPLVADEEEPLSGVTVLRRYRDSSEAAMARSALESAGIDCFLRDENTVRIDWLWSNLMGGIRLQVADRDVEAAEAILSQPIPESIAVEGEADYEQPRCPQCGSLDISSETLDTKVGATSILLLGFPLPSPVTKDSRRCHKCGCNWTDDVGESGETPIG; this is encoded by the coding sequence GTGAGCTTCAGCACGAACGATGCGGCCCCTGACTACGTTGCTTTGGCCTTGCAGATGCAGCAAATGGACGATGCAGCGGTAGAACGTCTAGGCGCGGAGTACGGCTCACTGACGGATGAGATGCAGGCGTTGGTGCGGGCTGAGTTTACCCGAAGGTCGCTCGAGATTCCTTTGGTCGCGGATGAAGAAGAGCCACTTAGCGGAGTGACGGTGCTTCGACGCTACCGCGATTCCTCCGAGGCGGCGATGGCACGAAGTGCGCTTGAGTCAGCCGGCATCGACTGCTTCCTGCGCGATGAGAATACGGTGCGGATTGACTGGCTTTGGTCGAACCTGATGGGCGGCATTCGTCTGCAGGTTGCTGACCGGGATGTCGAGGCTGCGGAGGCGATTCTGTCGCAGCCGATTCCAGAGTCGATCGCTGTGGAAGGCGAGGCGGACTACGAACAGCCGCGTTGTCCGCAGTGTGGATCACTCGATATCAGCTCTGAGACGCTGGATACGAAGGTCGGCGCAACGTCGATCCTCCTGCTTGGCTTTCCGCTGCCAAGTCCGGTGACGAAGGACTCGCGGCGATGTCACAAGTGCGGCTGCAACTGGACGGACGATGTCGGCGAGAGTGGTGAGACGCCGATAGGCTAA
- a CDS encoding NHL domain-containing protein, whose product MLCLVGSGWGQAIPALSVPLLLPGAIAFDGQGNLFLAETNRHVIRRVDLTGAITTIAGNGTQGFSGDGGSAAAARLDSPTGIVVDTAGNVFIADSHNQRVRRIDAISGMMSTVAGNGLAGFGGDGGAATRARLDQPAALALDGSGNLFIADSRNHRIRQVAIATGVITTFAGSGLQGFSGDGGPAIAAPIDSPSGLAVDVTGNLYLADMHNHRVRKVSVAGLISTVAGTGNAGFAGDGGVAAKALLALPRGLSVDAAGNVYVADANNQRVRRIAIDGTMTTVAGDGTQTLSGDGGLAPASGLNTPRGTAISPAGLVTLADAGNERVRQINAADVIVTIAGLGAALQGSLMMASPSTMTYGTSLLTATLSTSGAATGGVTFFESVAMGTNTLGSTTLTNNVAVVSLPGLSAGVHQVFSRYSGDLSHAAAQSFVSQITVAPLSVTGSAVSTSIIYGQVVPVLTASLSGVLSQDAATVALVLSTAATTLSPVGSYSVNGALTGTAAGNYRLVPLIGAAVTIGKASSVATITSASTSVVAGTPLTFSMKVVSATSGTPTGTAAVLDGGALVATVPLSGGAASFATSALGIGSHALSLAYAGDGNFLESTATSLEIAVTLGATGDFVLALTGPSGQTIASGGAASFSFAAQTQGVALSSPIVLAASALPVGFTASFNPAYLPPGGAVTTFTLTVQTSKAAAANRAVAIFAGVVCSLLPFWWRRRFVGAVMLSCLLLAGCGDRVVTAGGSAALVSYPITVTGTATTPSGAILQHTALVTLSVQ is encoded by the coding sequence TTGCTGTGTCTTGTAGGAAGCGGCTGGGGTCAGGCAATTCCAGCGCTCTCGGTTCCGCTGCTGTTGCCAGGCGCGATTGCCTTCGATGGGCAGGGAAATCTCTTTCTGGCCGAGACGAATCGTCATGTGATCCGCCGTGTGGATTTGACGGGAGCCATCACAACGATTGCGGGAAACGGAACCCAGGGATTCTCGGGTGACGGCGGTTCGGCGGCTGCCGCGAGGTTGGATTCTCCAACGGGCATTGTGGTTGATACGGCGGGCAATGTGTTCATCGCTGACTCTCACAATCAGCGGGTTCGCCGGATCGATGCGATCTCAGGAATGATGTCAACGGTTGCAGGCAACGGCCTTGCAGGTTTCGGTGGTGATGGCGGCGCAGCTACGCGGGCGAGGCTCGATCAGCCTGCAGCGTTGGCGCTTGATGGAAGCGGCAATCTTTTTATCGCTGATTCACGCAATCATCGCATTCGCCAGGTGGCAATCGCTACGGGAGTAATCACGACCTTTGCGGGGAGTGGATTACAGGGGTTTTCGGGCGATGGTGGTCCGGCGATTGCTGCGCCCATCGACTCGCCGAGCGGCCTCGCTGTGGATGTGACAGGCAATCTTTACCTCGCCGACATGCACAATCATCGCGTTCGTAAGGTGAGTGTCGCAGGGCTCATATCGACCGTTGCAGGCACCGGAAACGCGGGGTTCGCGGGCGATGGTGGTGTTGCTGCAAAGGCATTACTGGCGCTGCCCAGGGGCTTGTCGGTCGATGCTGCCGGAAACGTGTACGTGGCGGATGCGAATAATCAGCGTGTTCGACGGATTGCGATTGATGGCACAATGACGACGGTTGCGGGGGATGGAACACAAACGCTTTCTGGTGATGGGGGGCTTGCTCCGGCTTCCGGGTTGAATACGCCTCGAGGAACAGCAATCTCGCCTGCAGGGCTCGTGACGCTCGCGGATGCAGGTAACGAACGGGTGCGGCAGATTAATGCTGCGGACGTGATTGTGACGATCGCGGGCCTCGGTGCGGCGCTGCAAGGCTCGCTGATGATGGCGTCGCCTTCGACGATGACCTATGGAACGAGTTTGCTGACGGCGACGCTGTCTACGAGCGGTGCGGCAACGGGCGGCGTCACCTTTTTTGAGAGCGTTGCGATGGGAACGAATACGCTCGGATCTACGACGCTTACAAACAATGTAGCTGTGGTGAGCTTGCCGGGGCTGAGCGCCGGAGTGCATCAGGTTTTCTCGAGATATTCGGGCGATTTGAGCCATGCGGCGGCTCAGAGCTTCGTGAGTCAAATTACCGTTGCACCTCTGTCCGTGACTGGATCTGCGGTGTCGACGAGCATAATCTATGGGCAAGTTGTTCCCGTGTTGACCGCGTCGCTGAGCGGCGTTCTGTCACAGGATGCAGCGACCGTCGCGCTGGTGCTTTCTACGGCTGCGACTACGCTTTCACCTGTTGGCTCGTATTCGGTGAATGGAGCACTGACCGGGACTGCAGCAGGGAACTATCGACTCGTTCCGCTCATTGGCGCGGCTGTGACGATTGGCAAGGCTTCGAGTGTAGCTACAATTACGAGCGCATCGACGAGCGTTGTTGCGGGGACGCCATTGACCTTCTCCATGAAGGTTGTAAGTGCAACGAGCGGAACCCCGACCGGGACTGCGGCTGTGCTGGATGGCGGCGCGTTGGTTGCGACGGTGCCGCTTTCAGGTGGTGCGGCGAGCTTTGCGACGAGTGCGCTTGGTATCGGTTCACATGCGCTGAGTCTGGCTTATGCGGGCGATGGCAACTTTCTAGAGAGTACGGCTACTTCGCTGGAGATTGCTGTGACACTGGGTGCTACTGGCGACTTTGTGTTGGCTTTGACAGGGCCGTCGGGGCAGACGATTGCGTCAGGTGGTGCGGCGAGCTTTAGCTTCGCGGCCCAGACGCAGGGGGTCGCGCTGTCGAGCCCGATTGTGCTGGCGGCTTCGGCTTTACCGGTTGGATTTACAGCCAGCTTCAACCCGGCTTATCTACCGCCGGGCGGTGCGGTGACCACGTTTACGTTGACGGTACAGACGTCGAAGGCTGCTGCTGCGAATCGAGCGGTGGCGATCTTTGCAGGGGTGGTCTGTTCGCTGCTGCCGTTCTGGTGGCGAAGGAGATTCGTGGGTGCGGTGATGCTTTCATGCCTGCTGCTGGCTGGTTGCGGTGATCGGGTGGTTACGGCAGGCGGTTCGGCGGCTTTGGTGAGCTATCCGATTACTGTGACTGGAACGGCTACGACACCGAGCGGCGCGATTCTGCAGCATACGGCTTTGGTGACGCTAAGCGTTCAGTGA
- a CDS encoding tagatose 1,6-diphosphate aldolase, producing MKLTPGKLAGLKAVSDARGVIAAAAMDQRGSLQKSIAKERGAASDFHDLEEFKELVTDVLTRYSSAILLDPEYGLPATKLRNSAGLLLAYEKTGYDSATPGRLPDLLDVWSVRRLKEAGADCIKILLYYTPFEKTSINDLKHAWIERIGDECLAHDIPFFLEFVGYDTDGGDEKSLGYALKKPAIVSGSMAEFGKARYNVDVLKVEVPVQMAFVEGTKAYKGEKAYTRAEALQHFRDAEQMTHKPFIYLSAGVSNPVFIETLALAGESGTKFNGVLCGRATWADGVPIFARQGPKAFKDWLETTGVENIQNVNKALEAATPWYTRFGATSLEELG from the coding sequence ATGAAGCTGACCCCAGGAAAACTTGCCGGACTGAAGGCTGTCTCAGACGCCCGCGGCGTCATCGCTGCCGCAGCTATGGATCAGCGCGGCTCGCTTCAAAAATCCATCGCCAAAGAGCGCGGTGCGGCCTCTGATTTTCACGATCTCGAAGAGTTCAAGGAACTCGTAACCGACGTTCTCACTCGGTACTCTTCCGCCATTCTGCTTGACCCGGAGTACGGCCTTCCTGCAACTAAGCTTCGCAACTCTGCCGGTCTCCTGCTCGCCTATGAGAAGACGGGTTACGATTCCGCTACTCCCGGACGACTGCCCGACCTGCTCGACGTATGGTCCGTACGTCGCCTCAAGGAGGCTGGCGCTGACTGCATCAAGATTCTTCTGTACTACACCCCATTTGAGAAGACTTCGATTAACGACCTGAAGCATGCCTGGATCGAGCGCATCGGCGACGAGTGTCTCGCCCATGACATTCCCTTCTTCCTGGAGTTCGTTGGCTACGATACCGACGGCGGTGACGAAAAATCCCTCGGCTACGCTCTCAAAAAGCCTGCAATCGTCTCCGGCTCTATGGCGGAGTTTGGTAAGGCCCGTTACAACGTAGATGTTCTCAAGGTCGAAGTTCCCGTCCAAATGGCATTCGTTGAAGGAACAAAGGCCTACAAGGGTGAGAAGGCTTACACCCGCGCTGAAGCTCTTCAGCACTTCCGCGACGCTGAGCAGATGACGCACAAACCCTTTATCTACCTATCGGCCGGTGTCTCGAATCCAGTCTTTATCGAGACCCTTGCTCTTGCAGGCGAATCCGGTACCAAGTTCAATGGAGTTCTCTGTGGCCGGGCGACCTGGGCCGACGGAGTTCCAATCTTCGCTCGTCAAGGACCCAAAGCTTTCAAGGATTGGCTTGAGACCACGGGCGTAGAGAACATCCAGAACGTCAACAAAGCTCTCGAAGCTGCCACCCCTTGGTACACACGCTTCGGTGCTACCAGCCTCGAAGAACTCGGCTGA
- the nth gene encoding endonuclease III, with protein MAPKSSVPAKPVRAIHSAPVGAKARAIAATVSTAPKKRTGKTKKPLAPERITAILAILSKTYPDAVCALNHRSAWELTVATILSAQCTDVRVNIVTPALFAAFPTPKAMAAASLPELEELIRTTGFYRNKAKSIQGAARTVVENFGNKVPQTMEELLTLPGVARKTANVVLGSWFEIADGIVVDTHVLRISRRLELTQETTPEKIERDLVKIIPRDHWIDYSHEIIFHGRQICIALKPRCADCTLEKLCNSGDKIWSSH; from the coding sequence ATGGCACCGAAGTCTTCAGTCCCGGCAAAGCCGGTCCGCGCCATCCACTCCGCTCCAGTCGGGGCGAAGGCGCGGGCCATCGCCGCCACTGTGTCAACCGCCCCAAAGAAGCGCACCGGCAAGACGAAGAAGCCGCTCGCTCCCGAGCGCATCACTGCAATCCTCGCCATACTCAGCAAGACATATCCCGATGCAGTTTGCGCCCTCAATCACCGCAGCGCATGGGAGCTGACCGTAGCTACCATCCTCTCGGCGCAGTGCACGGACGTCCGCGTAAATATCGTTACTCCGGCGCTCTTCGCAGCGTTTCCGACACCGAAAGCGATGGCCGCGGCGTCCCTGCCCGAACTTGAAGAGCTAATCCGCACCACCGGCTTCTACCGCAACAAAGCGAAATCCATCCAGGGAGCCGCGCGCACTGTCGTCGAAAACTTCGGCAACAAGGTTCCTCAAACGATGGAGGAGCTGCTCACCCTGCCCGGGGTAGCTCGCAAGACTGCCAACGTCGTCCTCGGCTCCTGGTTTGAGATTGCCGATGGCATCGTCGTCGATACACACGTCCTTCGTATCTCGCGCCGTCTAGAGCTCACCCAGGAGACAACCCCCGAAAAAATTGAGCGCGACCTCGTTAAGATCATCCCTCGCGACCATTGGATCGATTACTCCCACGAAATCATCTTTCACGGTCGGCAGATCTGCATCGCCCTCAAACCCCGCTGCGCCGACTGCACCCTCGAGAAGCTTTGCAACTCTGGCGATAAGATCTGGTCTTCCCACTGA
- a CDS encoding chlorite dismutase family protein → MADSVTTEAVSSASASSSASSVAVVAPTSVGRPASSYGAAPHDPSKPPVKRQIVCFSFYKVMPEWRRLPAEEKAAHKKAFADVLAKWNKPGEFLSLTYSTVGTRGDVDMCVWSIGYAVEELNRMRSELMGTPLGGYLNSPHNFVAMTKRSQYQIDREDESEGEGRGAIRPGGQKYIFIYPFWKTRPWYLLPATERKRLMDEHIRVGLMYPRVKLNTTYSFGIDDQEFVVAFETNFPEDFLDLVQQLRETEISIYTLQDTPIFSCVRLPAAEMLDRLG, encoded by the coding sequence ATGGCAGATTCCGTAACCACCGAGGCCGTCAGTTCGGCTTCCGCATCGTCTTCAGCTTCATCTGTAGCAGTAGTGGCGCCCACCTCAGTCGGACGTCCTGCAAGCAGCTATGGTGCCGCCCCGCACGATCCCTCAAAGCCGCCTGTAAAGCGCCAAATTGTCTGCTTTAGCTTCTACAAGGTCATGCCCGAATGGCGTCGCCTGCCCGCCGAGGAGAAGGCCGCACATAAGAAGGCCTTCGCAGATGTGCTTGCCAAGTGGAATAAGCCCGGCGAGTTTCTTTCCCTCACCTACTCCACCGTCGGAACCCGCGGCGATGTTGACATGTGCGTCTGGTCTATCGGATATGCAGTCGAAGAGCTAAACCGCATGCGTAGCGAGCTGATGGGAACTCCTCTCGGCGGGTATCTCAACTCTCCCCATAATTTTGTCGCCATGACCAAGCGCTCACAGTACCAAATCGATCGCGAGGATGAGAGCGAAGGCGAAGGTCGCGGAGCAATCCGTCCCGGAGGCCAAAAGTACATCTTTATCTATCCGTTCTGGAAGACTCGCCCTTGGTATCTCCTTCCCGCTACTGAGCGTAAGCGCCTTATGGACGAGCACATTCGCGTCGGCCTGATGTACCCGCGCGTCAAGCTCAACACTACGTACTCCTTCGGCATCGATGACCAGGAGTTCGTCGTGGCCTTCGAGACCAACTTTCCCGAGGACTTCCTCGACCTCGTCCAGCAGCTCCGCGAGACAGAGATCAGCATCTACACCCTGCAAGATACGCCGATCTTCAGCTGCGTCCGCTTGCCTGCAGCCGAGATGCTTGATCGCCTGGGATAG